Proteins encoded by one window of Bacteroidales bacterium:
- a CDS encoding AAA family ATPase — MSKIIALANQKGGVGKTTTAINLAASLAVLEKKTLIVDVDPQANATSGTGFDLNEIEQGIYDCFIGGASAKDVILKTQIENLYLLPSHIDLVGAEIEMLEEEDREYILDKVLKEIKDDYDYILVDCSPSLGLLTLNSLTASDSVIIPVQCEYFALEGLGKLLNTIQMIQKNINKELSIEGFLLTMYDARLRLSNHVAEEVKKHFESMVFDTIIQRNIKLSEAPSYGMPAIQYDANSKGSINYLNLARELLERNKTAN, encoded by the coding sequence ATGTCAAAAATTATAGCTTTAGCAAATCAGAAGGGCGGAGTAGGAAAAACTACTACTGCAATTAATTTAGCTGCAAGTCTTGCTGTTTTAGAAAAAAAAACCTTAATAGTTGATGTTGACCCGCAAGCAAATGCAACATCAGGAACCGGTTTTGATTTGAATGAAATTGAACAAGGCATATATGATTGCTTTATTGGAGGAGCTTCAGCAAAAGACGTAATACTAAAAACACAGATAGAAAATTTATATTTATTACCGTCTCATATTGATTTGGTCGGAGCAGAAATTGAAATGCTGGAAGAAGAGGACAGAGAATACATACTTGACAAAGTATTAAAAGAAATAAAAGATGATTATGATTATATATTAGTTGACTGCTCCCCTTCATTAGGTCTTTTAACATTAAACTCTCTTACTGCCTCAGATTCCGTAATTATACCCGTTCAATGTGAATATTTTGCATTAGAAGGGCTCGGTAAACTGTTGAATACAATCCAAATGATTCAAAAGAATATAAATAAAGAGTTAAGCATTGAAGGTTTTCTTTTAACAATGTATGATGCAAGACTTCGTTTATCTAACCATGTTGCCGAAGAAGTAAAAAAACATTTTGAAAGCATGGTTTTTGACACAATAATTCAACGAAACATTAAGCTAAGCGAAGCTCCGAGTTACGGTATGCCTGCAATACAATATGATGCAAACTCAAAAGGTTCAATAAATTATTTAAATTTAGCAAGAGAACTACTGGAAAGAAACAAAACAGCAAACTAA
- a CDS encoding leucyl aminopeptidase — protein MKINFLTKESIKPSGTVVFAGENVDFTEFSINEKEQAYISGESEKEIIELNNFSRFFYFINPNDKIISCDIEKIRNVGSKLTSIFNKNKIDSVTIIDSGHSYEKILALAEGMALSNYKFLKYFKDAEKKVSTFKEINIVSENISSEQIFELQTIVNALFYARDLGNEPYSGLNSVDLSEKIKELGKEAGFVVEVFKKKEIEANKMGGILAVNQGSNISPTFSVLKWEPKNAVNSKPYVLVGKGLVYDSGGYSLKPTKNSMDLMKLDMAGAASVIGAMYAVAKNNLPVSVIALIPSTDNMVNSDAYVPGDVIKMHNGLFVEVLNTDAEGRLILADALSYAQSLNPGLVVDVATLTGSAAVAVGTEAAVIMGTASDDIFNKLILSGENVYERVVKFPFWDEYKEMLKSNIADIKNVGGKEAGAITAGKFLEYFTDYPWIHIDIAGPSILSKKSSYRTEGGSGFGVRLLYDFLKNIK, from the coding sequence ATGAAGATTAATTTTTTAACAAAAGAGAGTATAAAACCGTCAGGAACTGTTGTTTTTGCCGGTGAAAATGTAGATTTTACCGAATTTTCAATTAATGAAAAAGAACAAGCTTATATTTCCGGAGAATCAGAAAAAGAAATAATTGAGTTGAATAACTTCAGTCGCTTTTTTTATTTTATTAACCCGAATGATAAAATAATAAGTTGCGATATAGAAAAGATAAGAAATGTCGGCAGCAAACTTACAAGCATATTTAATAAAAATAAAATTGATTCAGTTACTATTATTGATTCCGGACATAGTTACGAAAAGATTTTAGCTCTTGCCGAAGGAATGGCATTAAGCAATTATAAATTTTTGAAGTACTTTAAAGATGCAGAAAAGAAAGTTTCAACGTTTAAAGAAATTAACATTGTTTCTGAAAACATAAGTTCTGAGCAAATTTTTGAATTGCAAACAATTGTAAATGCTTTATTTTATGCGAGAGATCTCGGAAATGAACCTTATTCCGGTTTAAATTCTGTTGATTTATCCGAAAAAATTAAAGAATTAGGAAAAGAAGCAGGTTTTGTTGTTGAAGTGTTTAAAAAAAAGGAAATTGAAGCGAACAAAATGGGCGGAATACTTGCTGTTAATCAAGGCAGTAATATTTCTCCGACTTTTTCTGTATTAAAATGGGAACCGAAAAATGCCGTAAATTCAAAACCTTATGTTTTAGTCGGAAAAGGATTAGTTTATGATTCAGGAGGCTATAGTTTAAAACCCACAAAGAATTCAATGGATTTAATGAAGTTGGATATGGCAGGTGCAGCATCGGTTATAGGTGCAATGTATGCTGTTGCAAAAAATAATTTACCTGTAAGTGTTATTGCATTAATACCTTCAACGGATAATATGGTAAATTCGGATGCTTATGTTCCCGGAGATGTTATAAAGATGCACAACGGGTTATTTGTAGAAGTTTTAAATACAGATGCTGAAGGAAGATTGATTCTGGCAGATGCTTTAAGTTACGCCCAAAGTCTTAATCCTGGGCTTGTTGTGGATGTTGCTACATTGACCGGTTCTGCTGCAGTTGCAGTAGGTACGGAAGCTGCAGTAATTATGGGAACGGCTTCGGACGATATTTTCAATAAACTTATATTAAGCGGAGAAAATGTTTACGAAAGAGTTGTGAAATTTCCTTTTTGGGATGAATACAAAGAGATGTTGAAATCAAACATCGCAGATATAAAAAATGTAGGAGGCAAAGAAGCCGGAGCAATAACTGCCGGAAAATTTTTAGAATATTTTACTGATTATCCTTGGATACATATTGATATTGCAGGACCTTCAATATTAAGTAAAAAAAGTTCATACAGAACAGAAGGAGGCAGCGGCTTCGGCGTAAGATTACTATATGACTTCCTGAAGAATATTAAATAA
- a CDS encoding transglycosylase SLT domain-containing protein produces MKTLFLSILLSVLFIVADAQKKTNTEEPEDFDALAQQTEYLDLLVNNWYVKRSQNNNDNTTVKTNPAFITEETADSVYIKRLFNLPTLIPIAYNDKVKRWIEFYTKNTSFRRNLLGMTEYYLPFFEQVFDKYDLPLELKYMSIIESGLNPRARSRSGAVGLWQFMYPTGKMYGLEINSYVDERMDILKSTDAAARYLRDMYKIFGDWTLSIAAYNSGAGNVKKAIRRSGGKTNFWEIYPYLPKETRGYIPAYIAALYTTNYYAEHNIVPKKIDMTIVTDTVMINKKLHLKQVSEFLKIDFDELTLLNPQYKKQIIPGHYKAYPLRLPFDKVSDFLTSEDEIYKYKDSLYLTDQVTIIEPSKDDRPYKNYSYNYTPPSKKGKKKLFYTIKAGDTYSNIAEWYDVSSRDLQYWNGIKSNKLQIGQKIEVWVNASKFSHYQKVNSMSRKKKDETNIPSNSNSNSKVKKTFTKPDKSKHITYKIKSGDNLWTIAKKYPGVSADNIKKINGFTDGDLRSLKIGQEIIIKNK; encoded by the coding sequence ATGAAAACTTTATTTCTTTCAATACTTCTTTCAGTTCTTTTTATAGTTGCCGATGCACAAAAAAAAACCAATACAGAAGAACCCGAAGATTTTGATGCACTTGCACAACAAACAGAATACCTTGATTTATTGGTCAATAACTGGTATGTTAAAAGAAGTCAAAATAATAATGACAACACTACCGTAAAAACCAACCCTGCATTTATTACTGAAGAAACAGCAGATTCGGTTTATATTAAAAGACTTTTCAACTTACCGACTTTGATTCCTATTGCATATAACGATAAAGTTAAAAGGTGGATTGAATTTTACACAAAAAATACATCTTTCAGAAGAAATCTTTTAGGAATGACAGAATACTACTTACCGTTTTTTGAACAAGTTTTTGATAAATACGACCTTCCGCTTGAATTAAAATACATGTCAATTATCGAATCAGGATTAAACCCCAGAGCAAGATCTCGTTCCGGAGCTGTCGGGCTGTGGCAATTTATGTACCCGACCGGAAAAATGTACGGCTTAGAAATTAATTCTTATGTTGACGAAAGAATGGATATTTTAAAATCAACCGATGCAGCCGCAAGATACCTCAGAGATATGTATAAAATTTTCGGAGATTGGACACTTTCAATTGCTGCATATAACAGCGGAGCAGGAAATGTAAAAAAAGCAATAAGACGTTCGGGCGGAAAAACTAACTTCTGGGAAATATATCCTTATCTTCCTAAAGAAACAAGAGGCTATATACCTGCCTATATTGCAGCACTTTACACAACAAATTATTATGCAGAACACAACATCGTACCGAAAAAAATTGACATGACAATTGTTACAGATACAGTAATGATTAATAAAAAATTGCATCTTAAACAAGTTTCCGAGTTTCTGAAAATAGATTTTGATGAATTAACTTTATTGAATCCTCAATATAAAAAACAAATTATTCCGGGACATTACAAAGCATATCCCTTAAGACTTCCTTTTGATAAAGTAAGTGATTTTTTAACTTCGGAAGACGAAATATACAAATATAAAGACAGTTTATACTTAACAGATCAAGTTACTATTATTGAACCGTCAAAAGATGACAGACCGTATAAAAATTACAGTTATAATTACACACCGCCGAGCAAAAAAGGAAAGAAAAAACTATTTTATACCATAAAAGCAGGCGATACATACAGTAATATTGCCGAATGGTATGATGTTTCAAGCAGAGATTTACAATATTGGAACGGTATTAAAAGCAATAAACTCCAAATAGGACAAAAAATTGAAGTTTGGGTAAATGCAAGTAAATTTTCACATTATCAGAAAGTAAATTCAATGTCCAGGAAGAAAAAGGATGAAACTAATATCCCGTCTAACAGCAATAGCAATTCAAAAGTTAAAAAAACATTCACTAAGCCGGATAAAAGCAAACATATCACATACAAAATTAAATCAGGCGATAACCTTTGGACAATTGCAAAAAAATATCCGGGAGTATCTGCCGATAATATTAAAAAAATTAACGGTTTTACTGATGGTGATTTACGCTCATTAAAAATCGGTCAAGAAATTATTATCAAAAACAAATAA
- a CDS encoding DUF5063 domain-containing protein, whose product MPSDENNNLPDKLIYTKEVIEFVTVANEYCLLIESLNVLTREQFIEQAYKLLTLLHLKAVILPKPKNIINAETETFITEADWHFIDTGISTKLGSLETFNDLIEPATPDSPVNISLSECLTDTYQDLKDFTQLYQFGNEEAITEGLWECKNNFEQIWGSRIIIVLKEFHNLLYGNIDLATEENKDKTEIQKGDSKNWLDEIFEN is encoded by the coding sequence ATGCCTTCTGACGAAAATAACAACTTACCCGACAAACTTATTTACACAAAAGAAGTTATTGAATTTGTTACCGTTGCAAATGAATATTGTTTGCTTATTGAAAGTTTAAACGTTCTTACACGAGAACAGTTTATTGAACAAGCATATAAATTATTGACTTTACTTCATTTAAAAGCTGTTATTTTACCAAAACCGAAAAACATAATAAATGCCGAAACTGAAACCTTTATAACGGAAGCCGATTGGCATTTTATTGATACCGGAATTTCGACAAAACTCGGCAGCCTTGAAACATTTAATGATTTAATTGAACCTGCAACACCCGATAGTCCGGTAAATATAAGTTTATCGGAATGTTTAACGGATACTTACCAAGATTTAAAAGATTTTACGCAATTATACCAATTCGGAAACGAAGAAGCAATAACTGAAGGGCTTTGGGAATGTAAAAATAATTTTGAGCAAATATGGGGTTCTCGAATTATTATTGTTCTGAAAGAATTTCATAATTTATTATACGGGAACATTGATTTAGCAACCGAAGAAAATAAAGATAAAACTGAAATTCAAAAAGGCGATTCAAAAAATTGGCTTGATGAGATTTTTGAAAATTAA
- a CDS encoding ParB/RepB/Spo0J family partition protein: MAKKSPLGKGLGALIDNSRFEKRSVDEAVSTGAVAEIDINKVELNPFQPRQEFDPETLEELKSSIKKHGIIQPITVRKLENGNFQLISGERRLRASKDAGLKNIIAFIRKADDQGMLEMALIENIQREDLNAVEIAVSYQRLMDECNLTQDKLGDRVGKKRSTITNYLRLLKLPAEIQFGIQKKLISMGHARALVNIEDGEKQVETYEKIISNKLSVRETENLIREINYPVKKQTSKTTKTKLPKEFVKFKDELSDIFKSNVTIKRNNAGRGSISIPFTSDEAFKEIQKIISNIK; the protein is encoded by the coding sequence ATGGCAAAAAAAAGTCCCTTAGGAAAAGGTTTAGGAGCATTAATTGATAACTCAAGATTTGAAAAAAGAAGTGTTGATGAAGCTGTTTCAACAGGAGCAGTTGCAGAAATTGACATAAACAAAGTTGAATTAAATCCGTTCCAACCTCGTCAAGAATTTGACCCGGAAACATTAGAAGAACTTAAATCTTCCATAAAAAAACACGGAATAATTCAACCGATAACCGTAAGAAAATTAGAAAACGGAAACTTCCAACTTATTTCCGGTGAAAGAAGGTTAAGAGCATCAAAAGATGCAGGACTAAAAAACATAATTGCATTTATAAGAAAAGCCGATGATCAAGGAATGCTTGAAATGGCATTAATTGAAAATATTCAAAGAGAAGATTTAAATGCAGTTGAAATTGCTGTTTCATACCAAAGATTAATGGATGAATGTAATTTAACCCAAGATAAGCTTGGCGACAGAGTAGGAAAAAAAAGATCTACGATTACAAATTATTTACGTCTTCTTAAACTTCCTGCCGAAATTCAATTTGGTATTCAGAAAAAACTAATATCAATGGGACATGCCAGAGCATTAGTTAATATTGAAGATGGGGAAAAACAAGTTGAAACTTATGAGAAAATAATAAGTAACAAACTTTCGGTCAGGGAAACTGAAAATTTAATAAGAGAAATTAATTATCCTGTAAAAAAACAAACAAGTAAGACAACAAAAACTAAATTACCCAAAGAATTTGTAAAATTTAAAGATGAACTTTCCGATATTTTTAAAAGTAATGTAACAATAAAAAGAAATAATGCGGGAAGAGGAAGTATTAGCATACCGTTTACATCCGACGAAGCATTTAAAGAAATACAAAAAATCATTTCTAATATTAAATAA
- a CDS encoding GDSL-type esterase/lipase family protein has translation MRIKTAILLYFIFGFIFSVNAQDYSYKSYNFIRYDKNKIDFPGDSSQFGNLFSKLDKVIKTGEGKINVIHIGGSHIQAGRYTEVVRKKMQTFFPGLNGGRGLLFPFRMAKTNGPKNYSISYTGNWETCRNVEKKQCNLGITGISASTTEKNTSISIKFKEDYIHYDFNKIIVFNKINEATYKIEPVEINCLYEINEFPEKGYTEIITEDYLQTIKLKFVQTDTIQNNFTLYGIYLENDNPGVVYNDVGINGASVPSFLKCNLLEQQTEVLKPDLVILSLGTNDTYTTNFRPDYYKNNYMQLIKSIKKASPETAILFTVPNDSYYRRKNPNENTAKAEDVMYKLAEELGCGVWDFYKIMGGYNSAFLWHKEKLMQNDLIHFTKKGYQIKGDLLFSAILKAYGNHIDYINKL, from the coding sequence ATGAGAATTAAAACTGCCATATTGTTATATTTTATCTTTGGATTTATATTTTCTGTAAATGCCCAAGATTATTCTTATAAAAGTTACAACTTTATAAGATACGACAAAAATAAAATTGATTTCCCGGGCGACAGCTCTCAATTTGGAAACTTATTCTCAAAACTTGATAAAGTTATTAAAACAGGAGAAGGAAAAATTAATGTAATTCACATAGGAGGTTCACATATTCAAGCCGGAAGATACACAGAAGTTGTACGAAAGAAAATGCAAACATTTTTTCCGGGATTAAACGGCGGAAGAGGCTTATTATTTCCTTTCAGAATGGCAAAAACAAACGGACCGAAAAACTATTCAATATCATACACCGGCAATTGGGAAACATGCAGAAATGTAGAAAAAAAACAATGCAATTTAGGCATTACCGGAATATCAGCCTCAACAACCGAAAAAAATACAAGTATTTCAATTAAGTTTAAAGAAGATTATATTCATTATGATTTTAATAAAATTATTGTTTTTAATAAAATAAACGAAGCAACTTATAAAATTGAACCTGTTGAAATAAATTGTTTATATGAAATTAACGAATTTCCTGAAAAAGGATATACCGAAATAATTACCGAAGATTATTTACAAACAATTAAACTGAAATTTGTTCAAACAGATACGATTCAAAATAATTTTACATTATACGGTATTTATTTAGAAAATGATAATCCCGGGGTTGTATATAACGATGTCGGAATTAACGGAGCAAGCGTACCTTCCTTTTTAAAATGTAACTTACTGGAACAGCAAACAGAAGTTCTTAAACCCGATTTAGTTATTCTGTCACTCGGAACAAACGACACATATACTACAAATTTCCGCCCCGATTATTATAAAAATAATTACATGCAACTTATTAAAAGCATTAAAAAAGCCTCTCCTGAAACTGCAATTTTATTTACAGTGCCAAACGACAGCTATTATCGAAGAAAGAACCCTAACGAAAATACGGCAAAAGCCGAAGATGTTATGTATAAACTTGCCGAAGAACTCGGTTGCGGAGTTTGGGATTTCTATAAAATCATGGGAGGTTATAACTCAGCTTTTCTTTGGCATAAAGAAAAACTTATGCAAAATGATTTAATTCATTTCACAAAAAAAGGTTATCAAATTAAAGGCGATTTGCTTTTTAGTGCAATTTTGAAAGCTTACGGTAATCACATTGATTATATTAATAAATTATAG
- a CDS encoding DUF5683 domain-containing protein, whose product METKFFFFLFLFANFFIQTNAQQDTSLIELTTDTVVISDIIKPEKKHNPTTAIIFSAILPGAGQGYNNQYWKIPLFYSALGTTAFSFNYFNKQYQKYLDGLVERQKLTNGEITESELTIFTLEIDETTITQYKDKYRRNRDLSALVFLAVYALNIIDATVYAHLADFDVSDDLSLTIQPEVIPLYTIKNKNTVGLTFRLRF is encoded by the coding sequence ATGGAAACTAAGTTTTTTTTCTTTCTTTTTTTATTTGCAAATTTCTTTATTCAAACTAATGCACAACAAGATACATCATTAATTGAACTCACAACCGACACAGTAGTTATTTCTGATATAATTAAACCCGAAAAAAAGCATAACCCGACAACAGCCATAATTTTTTCGGCAATATTACCGGGTGCAGGACAAGGATACAATAACCAATATTGGAAAATACCGCTTTTTTACAGTGCTTTAGGTACAACTGCTTTCTCATTCAATTATTTTAACAAACAATATCAGAAATACCTGGACGGATTAGTTGAACGCCAAAAACTAACAAACGGTGAGATTACTGAATCTGAATTAACAATTTTTACTCTTGAAATTGATGAAACAACAATAACCCAATACAAAGACAAATACAGAAGAAACAGAGACCTGTCAGCTTTAGTTTTTTTAGCCGTTTATGCTCTGAATATTATTGATGCAACCGTTTATGCACATCTTGCAGATTTTGACGTAAGTGATGATTTATCTTTAACAATACAACCGGAAGTTATTCCGTTATACACAATAAAAAATAAAAATACTGTCGGTTTAACTTTTAGATTAAGGTTTTAA
- a CDS encoding MBOAT family protein codes for MDDFLRNIFLFNKDAPLIFTRFYFWAFFAVVLALYSIVYKKEKPRNAYLFLVSLFFYYKTSGIFFLLLIFSTIVDFFIGKAIYKSDVKLRRKLLVALSVTVNLSVLVYYKYSGFFTESINYLFGMQLEPVDLLAKWTNQFAGTHFTIDKIILPVGISFFTFQTISYSIDIYRKKLKPVNSIIDFGFYVSFFPQLVAGPIVRAAEFIPQLYKKYSITKAEFGIAIFMILNGLLKKLVVADYIAVNFVDRVFSNPTTYGGFENLMALYGYSLQVYADFSGYTDVAIGVALLMGFRLPVNFNSPYKALHTGEFWKRWHISLSTWLKDYLYIPLGGNRRGKVRTNFNLMLTMLLGGLWHGASWQFVIWGGLNGIGLVVYKYWRQISPFKDSKTWAVRFYAIFLTFNFITVTRIWFRAETMQAANSIMHQITTAFKFSQIGEVIIAYKNIFGVMLVAMIIHWLPVKVKNVYKNIFINSPQWAKATVVVLAVLLIWQARTADLQPFIYFQF; via the coding sequence ATGGATGACTTTTTAAGAAATATTTTCCTCTTTAATAAAGATGCTCCTTTAATCTTTACACGCTTCTATTTTTGGGCATTTTTTGCTGTTGTATTGGCATTATATTCTATTGTTTATAAGAAAGAAAAGCCTCGAAATGCTTATTTATTTCTTGTAAGTTTATTTTTCTATTACAAAACAAGCGGAATATTTTTTCTTTTATTAATATTTTCAACAATTGTCGATTTTTTTATAGGAAAAGCTATTTACAAATCAGATGTTAAGCTGAGGAGAAAACTTTTGGTTGCTTTAAGCGTAACGGTAAACCTTTCTGTTCTAGTTTATTATAAATATTCAGGTTTCTTTACGGAAAGCATTAATTACCTTTTCGGAATGCAGCTTGAACCGGTTGATTTGCTGGCAAAATGGACAAATCAATTTGCCGGAACACATTTTACGATTGATAAAATTATTCTTCCGGTAGGTATATCATTCTTTACATTTCAAACCATAAGTTACTCGATTGATATTTACCGAAAAAAACTAAAACCGGTTAACAGCATAATAGATTTCGGATTTTATGTTTCATTTTTCCCGCAATTAGTTGCGGGCCCAATTGTAAGAGCAGCTGAATTTATTCCGCAATTGTATAAAAAATACAGCATTACAAAAGCCGAATTCGGAATTGCAATTTTTATGATTTTAAACGGCTTACTGAAAAAACTTGTAGTTGCCGATTATATTGCCGTAAATTTTGTTGACCGTGTTTTCAGCAACCCTACAACATACGGAGGTTTTGAAAATCTTATGGCACTTTACGGATATTCTTTGCAAGTTTATGCCGATTTTTCCGGTTATACCGATGTTGCAATCGGTGTTGCTCTGCTGATGGGATTTCGCTTACCCGTTAACTTTAATTCGCCCTACAAAGCTTTGCATACAGGCGAATTTTGGAAACGTTGGCATATTTCATTATCAACTTGGCTCAAAGATTATTTATACATTCCGCTGGGAGGTAACCGCAGAGGTAAAGTAAGAACAAATTTTAATTTAATGCTGACTATGTTGCTCGGAGGATTGTGGCACGGAGCAAGTTGGCAATTTGTTATTTGGGGCGGTTTAAACGGAATTGGGCTGGTTGTTTATAAATATTGGAGACAAATAAGTCCGTTTAAAGACAGCAAAACTTGGGCAGTACGATTTTATGCCATATTTTTAACCTTTAATTTTATAACGGTAACACGTATTTGGTTCAGAGCCGAAACTATGCAAGCTGCAAACAGCATTATGCACCAAATTACAACTGCATTTAAATTTTCGCAAATAGGAGAAGTTATTATTGCATATAAAAATATTTTTGGAGTAATGCTTGTTGCAATGATTATTCACTGGTTGCCGGTTAAAGTAAAAAACGTTTATAAAAACATTTTTATAAATTCGCCGCAATGGGCAAAAGCAACCGTTGTTGTTTTAGCGGTATTACTAATTTGGCAAGCTCGAACTGCTGATTTACAGCCCTTTATATATTTTCAATTTTAA
- a CDS encoding GDSL-type esterase/lipase family protein: MNPKKILIFITSIFFILLLLTIIIPADGIKITDNFTVKFISFEELINPSSQEKVDISDILDVTNIDDEVDSSAFEIIEENKYDSVMVDSHYVYYEPVPIRIDSVVRYIEFPDATHSSLNRFFEILANVKNENKIVRIMHYGDSQIETDRITDYFRYKLQTQFGGFGAGFVPAVKAYDFKSPMIHSKSGDWKRYTVYGRKDTTVKHRKYGMLGNFARFTPILADIPDTIVKNEKLAAKIIQHAELTISQSPYSFKPTKKYQRCKMFYGNNKSPFTVKVFADEQQIAEDVLDSTSDYSVKTWTFETAPENLKFEFDAEDSPDIYGFSLEGYSGINVDNIGMRGSGGLFFTRMDLNMLSRMYSQLNTKLLILQFGGNIVPGQREKYGWYRKSFSRQLRTIKNIAPDMTILVIGLADMSKKEDDIYVTYPNIPLIRDALKQASFENNCAYWDMYEAMGGENSMPSWVFHDPPLGEKDFIHFTPQGARYIAKMFYNAFMYEYNRYLRKR; the protein is encoded by the coding sequence ATGAATCCTAAAAAGATATTAATATTTATAACATCAATATTTTTTATCCTTTTGTTATTAACAATAATTATTCCTGCCGACGGAATTAAAATAACCGATAATTTTACCGTTAAATTTATTTCTTTTGAAGAACTCATTAACCCTTCTTCGCAAGAAAAAGTTGATATAAGTGATATTTTAGATGTTACAAATATTGATGACGAAGTTGACAGCTCAGCATTTGAAATTATTGAAGAAAATAAATACGATTCCGTAATGGTTGATTCTCATTACGTGTATTATGAGCCTGTTCCTATTCGTATAGATTCGGTTGTGAGGTATATAGAATTTCCGGATGCAACACATTCAAGTCTTAATCGTTTTTTTGAGATTCTTGCAAACGTAAAAAATGAAAACAAAATTGTAAGAATAATGCACTATGGTGACTCTCAGATAGAAACAGACAGGATTACAGATTATTTCAGATATAAATTACAAACACAATTCGGAGGTTTCGGTGCAGGTTTTGTCCCTGCCGTTAAAGCTTATGATTTTAAATCACCCATGATTCACAGCAAAAGCGGAGATTGGAAAAGATACACAGTTTACGGAAGAAAAGACACAACCGTAAAACACAGAAAATACGGTATGCTGGGAAATTTTGCTCGATTTACTCCGATTCTCGCAGATATACCGGATACAATTGTTAAAAACGAAAAGCTTGCCGCCAAAATAATACAACATGCAGAACTGACAATTTCGCAATCACCGTATTCTTTTAAACCCACAAAAAAATATCAACGATGCAAAATGTTCTACGGTAATAATAAATCTCCTTTTACCGTAAAAGTTTTTGCCGATGAACAGCAAATTGCCGAAGATGTATTAGATTCCACAAGCGACTATTCTGTTAAAACTTGGACATTTGAAACTGCACCCGAAAATTTAAAATTTGAATTTGATGCCGAAGACAGCCCCGATATTTACGGTTTTTCTTTAGAAGGATATTCAGGAATAAATGTTGATAACATCGGTATGCGAGGTTCGGGAGGATTGTTTTTTACACGAATGGATTTGAATATGCTGAGCCGAATGTATTCACAACTTAATACTAAACTTCTAATTTTACAATTCGGAGGAAACATAGTACCCGGACAAAGAGAAAAATACGGTTGGTACAGAAAAAGTTTTTCTCGCCAGTTACGAACAATTAAAAACATTGCTCCCGATATGACAATTCTTGTAATCGGTCTTGCCGATATGTCAAAAAAAGAAGACGATATTTATGTTACATACCCGAATATTCCTCTCATCAGAGATGCTTTAAAACAAGCAAGTTTTGAAAACAACTGTGCCTATTGGGATATGTATGAAGCAATGGGAGGAGAAAACTCAATGCCTTCATGGGTTTTTCACGACCCGCCTTTGGGAGAAAAAGATTTTATACATTTCACTCCGCAAGGTGCCCGTTATATTGCTAAAATGTTCTATAATGCATTTATGTATGAATATAACCGATATTTGAGAAAGAGGTAA